In one window of Episyrphus balteatus chromosome 3, idEpiBalt1.1, whole genome shotgun sequence DNA:
- the LOC129915586 gene encoding cytokine receptor-like isoform X2 yields MKRKDSQLDVFETDDFVYRSDRQFFHFVINSSNSLGYRIENKIINQYNIVKPDLPVVHIKKITTNSVTLSWSIPNYQTYIKYTDGLVYEFFLKTKNFEWFKIMPDIKSYNEYFWVEINNLFSYMEYSVHLRVKANKTIDDDRMWSRKFIENFTTLSGPPNKSPEIDIGSFSFYPEGKFLSLFWRKLPEYEQNGPNFTYKITSIKEDGQVINPTIIMNKHLSSALIFIEWKNTSKYQFELKSQNQMGFSANSSVLKISPRHLNISHEEQKQAITKIYHKTNQTYTITWLRPINFDALNSFTLFWCEARTGSKNQCQGRVDFKTLDKSSLNYMTGQFNTSLNFALSENYYNNSYSSGMLWAMCAPDDETKIFSISIDKVTKRTESTITIHWIKKCWHMTYIDGYILTYCEANSKKCEEKIVPKDANNYEIVGLKSSTLYKITLRTFLETTLGQISDFVMEATTEENDKTKSIITICLSIMTIAVTLGLLFSLRNKCRKMQKIGVILPEAPKEDAIIPTENDSNGFLLDQKQLIKSKNYLTTTNSAHSNDINDQNCSCYQPIPTRENKKSISTSIEENDMISDSNQKAENSYSKISTFQNLSGGYVSPSLIFTQLQQRTATSNKNSSPPLNDGDELPMDLTSIYNPANDQTTKIKEKPKYFNGYI; encoded by the exons ATGAAAAGAAAAGATAGTCAATTAGACGTTTTTGAAACAGATGATTTTGTATATAGATCTGATCGTCAATTCTTTCATTTTGTTATAAATTCATCAAACAGTCTAGGATATCGAATCGAAAACAAAATAATCAACCAATATAACATTG TTAAACCAGATCTGCCAGTTGTGCATATAAAAAAGATCACCACTAATAGCGTCACACTTTCTTGGAGCATACCCAATTACCAGACATATATTAAATACACAGACGGTCTTGTTTatgaattctttttaaaaactaaaaattttgaatggtTTAAGATTATGCCTGATATAAAAAGTTATAATGAATACTTTTGGGTTGAGATCAATAATTTATTCTCATATATGGAATATTCCGTGCATTTACGAGTAAAGGCTAACAAAACTATTGATGATGACAGAATGTGGAGtagaaaatttatagaaaattttacaACACTATCCGGACCACCGAATAAATCTCCAGAGATTGATATTGGAAGTTTTAGTTTTTACCCAGAAGGaaaatttttgagtttattcTGGCGGAAATTACCTGAATATGAACAGAATGGaccaaattttacttataaaattACAAGTATAAAGGAAGATGGACAAGTTAT aaacccAACTATAATCATGAATAAACATTTATCTTCTGCTTTAATCTTCATTGAATGGAAAAACACATCAAAATACCAATTCGAATTAAAGAGTCAAAATCAAATGGGATTTTCGGCGAATTCAagtgttttgaaaataagtCCACGGCACTTAAATATAAGCCATGAAGAACAAAAGCAAGCAATAACCAAAATCTATCACAAAACAAATCAAACTTATACTATAACCTGGTTAAGGCCGATTAATTTTGATGCCTTGAATAGTTTTACTCTTTTTTGGTGCGAAGCAAGGACAGGATCTAAAAATCAGTGCCAG GGAAGAGTGGATTTTAAGACACTAGACAAAAGTTCGCTTAACTATATGACTGGCCAATTTAATACATCACTCAACTTTGCTTTGTCAGAAAACTATTATAATAACAGTTATAGCAGTGGAATGTTGTGGGCTATGTGTGCTCCAGATGATGAAAcgaaaatattttccatttccATAGATAAGGTAACAAAACGTACAGAAAGCACTATCACAATTCATTGGATTAAAAAATGCTGGCATATGACTTATATTGACGGATACATTTTGACGTATTGTGAAGCCAATTCGAAAAAATGTgaagaaaaaattgttccaaAAGATGCCAACAATTACGAGATAGTCGGTTTGAAATCATCTACTTTGTATAAAATAACCTTAAGAACGTTTTTGGAGACCACACTTGGACAAATAAGCGATTTTGTAATGGAAGCTACTACAGAAGAAAAtg aTAAGACTAAAAGTATCATCACTATTTGTTTGAGTATTATGACTATTGCAGTAACCCTGGGTTTATTATTTTCCTTAAGAAACAAATGTCGTAAAATGCAGAAAATCGGAGTTATATTACCAGAAGCGCCTAAAGAAGATGCAATAATACCAACTGAAAATGATAGTAATGGATTTCTCCTAGATCAAAAACAATTGATcaaatcgaaaaattatttaactacAACGAACAGTGCTCATAGTAATGATATTAATGATCAAAATTGTTCATGTTATCAACCAATACCAACgagagaaaataagaaaagtattAGTACATCGATTGAGGAAAATGATATGATCAGTGATTCGAATCAAAAAGCAGAAAATAGTTATTCGAAAATTTCAACTTTCCAAAATTTATCTGGTGGATATGTTTCACCATCTTTAATTTTTACCCAATTACAGCaa AGAACGGCTACATCCAACAAAAATTCCTCGCCTCCTTTGAACGATGGAGACGAACTCCCTATGGACTTAACATCCATATATAACCCGGCAAATGATCAAACCaccaaaatcaaagaaaaacctAAATACTTTAATGGATatatataa
- the LOC129915586 gene encoding cytokine receptor-like isoform X3 yields the protein MPDIKSYNEYFWVEINNLFSYMEYSVHLRVKANKTIDDDRMWSRKFIENFTTLSGPPNKSPEIDIGSFSFYPEGKFLSLFWRKLPEYEQNGPNFTYKITSIKEDGQVINPTIIMNKHLSSALIFIEWKNTSKYQFELKSQNQMGFSANSSVLKISPRHLNISHEEQKQAITKIYHKTNQTYTITWLRPINFDALNSFTLFWCEARTGSKNQCQGRVDFKTLDKSSLNYMTGQFNTSLNFALSENYYNNSYSSGMLWAMCAPDDETKIFSISIDKVTKRTESTITIHWIKKCWHMTYIDGYILTYCEANSKKCEEKIVPKDANNYEIVGLKSSTLYKITLRTFLETTLGQISDFVMEATTEENDKTKSIITICLSIMTIAVTLGLLFSLRNKCRKMQKIGVILPEAPKEDAIIPTENDSNGFLLDQKQLIKSKNYLTTTNSAHSNDINDQNCSCYQPIPTRENKKSISTSIEENDMISDSNQKAENSYSKISTFQNLSGGYVSPSLIFTQLQQRTATSNKNSSPPLNDGDELPMDLTSIYNPANDQTTKIKEKPKYFNGYI from the exons ATGCCTGATATAAAAAGTTATAATGAATACTTTTGGGTTGAGATCAATAATTTATTCTCATATATGGAATATTCCGTGCATTTACGAGTAAAGGCTAACAAAACTATTGATGATGACAGAATGTGGAGtagaaaatttatagaaaattttacaACACTATCCGGACCACCGAATAAATCTCCAGAGATTGATATTGGAAGTTTTAGTTTTTACCCAGAAGGaaaatttttgagtttattcTGGCGGAAATTACCTGAATATGAACAGAATGGaccaaattttacttataaaattACAAGTATAAAGGAAGATGGACAAGTTAT aaacccAACTATAATCATGAATAAACATTTATCTTCTGCTTTAATCTTCATTGAATGGAAAAACACATCAAAATACCAATTCGAATTAAAGAGTCAAAATCAAATGGGATTTTCGGCGAATTCAagtgttttgaaaataagtCCACGGCACTTAAATATAAGCCATGAAGAACAAAAGCAAGCAATAACCAAAATCTATCACAAAACAAATCAAACTTATACTATAACCTGGTTAAGGCCGATTAATTTTGATGCCTTGAATAGTTTTACTCTTTTTTGGTGCGAAGCAAGGACAGGATCTAAAAATCAGTGCCAG GGAAGAGTGGATTTTAAGACACTAGACAAAAGTTCGCTTAACTATATGACTGGCCAATTTAATACATCACTCAACTTTGCTTTGTCAGAAAACTATTATAATAACAGTTATAGCAGTGGAATGTTGTGGGCTATGTGTGCTCCAGATGATGAAAcgaaaatattttccatttccATAGATAAGGTAACAAAACGTACAGAAAGCACTATCACAATTCATTGGATTAAAAAATGCTGGCATATGACTTATATTGACGGATACATTTTGACGTATTGTGAAGCCAATTCGAAAAAATGTgaagaaaaaattgttccaaAAGATGCCAACAATTACGAGATAGTCGGTTTGAAATCATCTACTTTGTATAAAATAACCTTAAGAACGTTTTTGGAGACCACACTTGGACAAATAAGCGATTTTGTAATGGAAGCTACTACAGAAGAAAAtg aTAAGACTAAAAGTATCATCACTATTTGTTTGAGTATTATGACTATTGCAGTAACCCTGGGTTTATTATTTTCCTTAAGAAACAAATGTCGTAAAATGCAGAAAATCGGAGTTATATTACCAGAAGCGCCTAAAGAAGATGCAATAATACCAACTGAAAATGATAGTAATGGATTTCTCCTAGATCAAAAACAATTGATcaaatcgaaaaattatttaactacAACGAACAGTGCTCATAGTAATGATATTAATGATCAAAATTGTTCATGTTATCAACCAATACCAACgagagaaaataagaaaagtattAGTACATCGATTGAGGAAAATGATATGATCAGTGATTCGAATCAAAAAGCAGAAAATAGTTATTCGAAAATTTCAACTTTCCAAAATTTATCTGGTGGATATGTTTCACCATCTTTAATTTTTACCCAATTACAGCaa AGAACGGCTACATCCAACAAAAATTCCTCGCCTCCTTTGAACGATGGAGACGAACTCCCTATGGACTTAACATCCATATATAACCCGGCAAATGATCAAACCaccaaaatcaaagaaaaacctAAATACTTTAATGGATatatataa
- the LOC129915586 gene encoding cytokine receptor-like isoform X1, whose translation MECTIKPYRETIYTQYNISEMKRKDSQLDVFETDDFVYRSDRQFFHFVINSSNSLGYRIENKIINQYNIVKPDLPVVHIKKITTNSVTLSWSIPNYQTYIKYTDGLVYEFFLKTKNFEWFKIMPDIKSYNEYFWVEINNLFSYMEYSVHLRVKANKTIDDDRMWSRKFIENFTTLSGPPNKSPEIDIGSFSFYPEGKFLSLFWRKLPEYEQNGPNFTYKITSIKEDGQVINPTIIMNKHLSSALIFIEWKNTSKYQFELKSQNQMGFSANSSVLKISPRHLNISHEEQKQAITKIYHKTNQTYTITWLRPINFDALNSFTLFWCEARTGSKNQCQGRVDFKTLDKSSLNYMTGQFNTSLNFALSENYYNNSYSSGMLWAMCAPDDETKIFSISIDKVTKRTESTITIHWIKKCWHMTYIDGYILTYCEANSKKCEEKIVPKDANNYEIVGLKSSTLYKITLRTFLETTLGQISDFVMEATTEENDKTKSIITICLSIMTIAVTLGLLFSLRNKCRKMQKIGVILPEAPKEDAIIPTENDSNGFLLDQKQLIKSKNYLTTTNSAHSNDINDQNCSCYQPIPTRENKKSISTSIEENDMISDSNQKAENSYSKISTFQNLSGGYVSPSLIFTQLQQRTATSNKNSSPPLNDGDELPMDLTSIYNPANDQTTKIKEKPKYFNGYI comes from the exons ATGGAATGTACAATTAAGCCTTACCGTGAAACTATTTATACACAATACAATATATCGGAG ATGAAAAGAAAAGATAGTCAATTAGACGTTTTTGAAACAGATGATTTTGTATATAGATCTGATCGTCAATTCTTTCATTTTGTTATAAATTCATCAAACAGTCTAGGATATCGAATCGAAAACAAAATAATCAACCAATATAACATTG TTAAACCAGATCTGCCAGTTGTGCATATAAAAAAGATCACCACTAATAGCGTCACACTTTCTTGGAGCATACCCAATTACCAGACATATATTAAATACACAGACGGTCTTGTTTatgaattctttttaaaaactaaaaattttgaatggtTTAAGATTATGCCTGATATAAAAAGTTATAATGAATACTTTTGGGTTGAGATCAATAATTTATTCTCATATATGGAATATTCCGTGCATTTACGAGTAAAGGCTAACAAAACTATTGATGATGACAGAATGTGGAGtagaaaatttatagaaaattttacaACACTATCCGGACCACCGAATAAATCTCCAGAGATTGATATTGGAAGTTTTAGTTTTTACCCAGAAGGaaaatttttgagtttattcTGGCGGAAATTACCTGAATATGAACAGAATGGaccaaattttacttataaaattACAAGTATAAAGGAAGATGGACAAGTTAT aaacccAACTATAATCATGAATAAACATTTATCTTCTGCTTTAATCTTCATTGAATGGAAAAACACATCAAAATACCAATTCGAATTAAAGAGTCAAAATCAAATGGGATTTTCGGCGAATTCAagtgttttgaaaataagtCCACGGCACTTAAATATAAGCCATGAAGAACAAAAGCAAGCAATAACCAAAATCTATCACAAAACAAATCAAACTTATACTATAACCTGGTTAAGGCCGATTAATTTTGATGCCTTGAATAGTTTTACTCTTTTTTGGTGCGAAGCAAGGACAGGATCTAAAAATCAGTGCCAG GGAAGAGTGGATTTTAAGACACTAGACAAAAGTTCGCTTAACTATATGACTGGCCAATTTAATACATCACTCAACTTTGCTTTGTCAGAAAACTATTATAATAACAGTTATAGCAGTGGAATGTTGTGGGCTATGTGTGCTCCAGATGATGAAAcgaaaatattttccatttccATAGATAAGGTAACAAAACGTACAGAAAGCACTATCACAATTCATTGGATTAAAAAATGCTGGCATATGACTTATATTGACGGATACATTTTGACGTATTGTGAAGCCAATTCGAAAAAATGTgaagaaaaaattgttccaaAAGATGCCAACAATTACGAGATAGTCGGTTTGAAATCATCTACTTTGTATAAAATAACCTTAAGAACGTTTTTGGAGACCACACTTGGACAAATAAGCGATTTTGTAATGGAAGCTACTACAGAAGAAAAtg aTAAGACTAAAAGTATCATCACTATTTGTTTGAGTATTATGACTATTGCAGTAACCCTGGGTTTATTATTTTCCTTAAGAAACAAATGTCGTAAAATGCAGAAAATCGGAGTTATATTACCAGAAGCGCCTAAAGAAGATGCAATAATACCAACTGAAAATGATAGTAATGGATTTCTCCTAGATCAAAAACAATTGATcaaatcgaaaaattatttaactacAACGAACAGTGCTCATAGTAATGATATTAATGATCAAAATTGTTCATGTTATCAACCAATACCAACgagagaaaataagaaaagtattAGTACATCGATTGAGGAAAATGATATGATCAGTGATTCGAATCAAAAAGCAGAAAATAGTTATTCGAAAATTTCAACTTTCCAAAATTTATCTGGTGGATATGTTTCACCATCTTTAATTTTTACCCAATTACAGCaa AGAACGGCTACATCCAACAAAAATTCCTCGCCTCCTTTGAACGATGGAGACGAACTCCCTATGGACTTAACATCCATATATAACCCGGCAAATGATCAAACCaccaaaatcaaagaaaaacctAAATACTTTAATGGATatatataa